The window gcctaagattcccaaattgctcatatgtgaatttaatgtatTGAATGGGGAGCCTTATTgattttgataatgatattgaatgtgaAAAAAAggtctggaactatgaaatacggccaagtgccaagaatgactttgtaatcgtaatcatTAGTGTCAATGAATCAAAAGTacataaaagaagcaagatgtgagatgattgactgaaaaggtttgatgtctcaagtgagatagcCTAGCCATTCGGGCCGATAtcgaactccgtgtaagaacacagtggtattgtggataAAATTCTgaaaaagggttgatgtctcaaattagatggcctagccggtcgagcagtgatcagacgccatgtcgcacacatagtggtactgtgctggaaagttataatgaaattgtgtaAATGTCTCAGATGAGTCGGCCTAGCCGATCaagccgagatcggactccatgtaagaatacagaggtattgtgaattgtggaacatcggtactaaaggtcactCAACCTAGTAATATGAAAATtctcttgaaaatgtatatgatccttaacttgttgttttactatcatttgaagcccttattgaattcttgactgttcctcttgtattattattcattctattgagttggtgtttatctatacatactagtgctattcgacggtactaacatctcttttgccgggggacgctgcatctttaaatggatgcaggtgattacAAAGCAGACAATtcggatcacagatagtgctgcatcctcttcccagcagatTCGGTGAGCCCCCATTTCATTCTGgagtcatgtattgtaccttttgtttatattatggtcactttttgaggtatcgCCGGGGCTTTGTTGCTGGTACCATCTTTACTcttttttgtatctttagaggctctgtagacactatgtgggttgtatatgggtgttgggaatgttaaacaagtcatgttgtgtttgatcacttattccacttgaactttaagaaacgtgtattttgggacttaaaagcgcaatgactaatgaaatgatttaggattgtatgaatgaaactcctactgtataattagtAAAATTACGTCTTCtattgatcatgggttaattgggtagaaaatatctaacaggcttgctctgtcgggtttactcggttgagcgccggttgctcttcccgaggatggggcatgacaaacttggtatcagagcctaaggttttaaggatcctaggatgtctcggagccgtgtctggtagagtccttcttattggtgtgctgtcgaccacatctataagttggaggctacttggatatttaggaacaatacccttctttgatattctggatcgtgcgatgaaactaattgtgcaactgttcctcatctaactcgtgcattcctttaacttttagtatatggcacctaagaagagagcaagaactggccaaggagccaacgcCGCCTTAGGAGTGGCAGCTGAACCTTTATTTGATGAAGCGGGTGAACACCCAAGGGGTGAagataatcccccgactgctaTACTACATGATTCCACTTCACCATCCtaggccacaccagttcctacacctactgagggtgcgacGGTTCCTCCACCTGACATTTCGATTCCACCTCCATCCCCAACTTCCGGCTCTGGTATTTATGATGGGGATCTTTGGGGAGCTattcagatagtggcttctcaggacCAAAGGTCGAATGTTGCACCTACATCCTCTAGCCAACAAGAGAATTCTAGTGGTTCCAAGGTGAACAGGTTTCTACAGTTGGATCCTCAGGTGTTCAtgggtgctaatcccgaggaggacccacaagacttcattgatgagatgcataagactctccgggttatgcacgctactgagacggagggagtggagttggccttcTACCGCCTGAAAGgagtggcctattcttggtttgagctatgggaggactctcgggagggagggagccctccagcgagatggagtgagtttatTGATGCCTTTATacaccatttcttgcctgccgagactagggcagcccgtgCCGCACAATTTGAGAATtttaagcaagggagtaggactgtgtgggagtatcacatagaGTTCGCACGCCTATCaaaatatgccattctcatgttgcctactatggaggctagagtgcgccggtttgtgcagggccttagccccttggttatcaatgaggccgctacaactgtcttgaattcagacatgaactatgggaaaatagaagcattttctcaagctacagaggaccgcAAGTTGAAGAACATGAGGGAGAGAGATGGTACCAGCAAGGctcggtccgcgggcaactttgaggagtcatttggtgggggacgATCAACTTTCAGGGGAGGGTtgtcagggccatcccagtctcatgctcagtcttcagccagtgcaccgccaGCGGGGCACAGTCAACAGCAGAGGAGTcacttcaggcccaatcagggcagcaggggaccCCACTATCAGGGCCGATCATGAGGGAGGTTCCCGCAGCAGCGGAGGCCCtcatgccccaggtgtgggaagatgcacttgggTATTTGttacatggacttacctatatgttacgggtgcggattgaggggtcatattcaaagGGAGTGTCATTCATCCCGCCAGGGGGCGGGCAGGGGCATAGCACATCCATCCAGTTCAGTAGCTGCTACATCTTCCGTAACCCCTCCAGGTCGAGGCCCTCCGGCACCAGCAGGGCGTGGTACAGCTAGGGATGGTgcgcagagttcaggaggacccaaccATTTCTATTCTATGAGCGGTCTCCAGAATGcataggcttctccagatgttgtcataggtatattgactgtccaaactcatgatgtatatgctcttattgatcctggttccaccttatcctatgttaccccttatattgctatggaatttgggatagaaccggaataacttcctgagtcgttctctgtatctactccagttgtcgagtctattgtggccgcacgagtttataggggttgtgttgtcacggtgcatggtcgggacactgtggccgatctcattgaattggggatggttgattttgatgtaattatggggatggattggctttattcatgttttgctaagctcgactgccgaactagaactgtgaggtttgaattttcaAGTGAGCCAATTGTTGATTGGAAaggggataatgtggtgccgaatggtaggtttatttcttaccatAAGGCCACAGatatgattaacaaggggtgtatatATTACTTGGTccaggttacggacaccgatgctgaggcacctacactcgagtcaGTGCCAGTTGTGAAAGAATTTTCGGAGGTcattcctgatgagctccctgggattccacGAGACAGGGAGattaattttgggattgatgtgatgctaggCATGCGATCTATATCTATTCCGCCATACAGAATGACACCAGctgaattgaaggaactaaaggaacaattgaaggatttgttagagaagggtttcatctgatccagtgtgtcgccatggggtgcaccggttctcttAGTGAGGAAGAAAtatggatcactgaggatgtgcattgactactgGCATCTTaacaaagtcacaataaaaaaacaaatacccactaccaagaatagatgatttatttgatcagttacagtgTGCTAAATacttatccaaaattgatttacgatccaggtatcaccaattgaagattagggagcaggatattccgaaaatagcttttaggacccggtatgggcattttgaatttctggtgatgtcttttgggctaacaaatgccccagcggctttcatggatcttatgaatcgggttttcaagactttcctagactcctttgtgatagtgttcattgactatattcttgtgtattcacgaggtcgggaggaccatgccgatcatctcacggcagtgttgcagactcttcatcagccccaattgtatgcgaaattttcaaagtgtgaattttggctcgaatctatcacattcttgggttatgttgtctctagagaaggaatcaaggttgatcctcaaaagatttaagtagtaaagaattggcctagacctacaacgcccaccgagattcgcagtttcttgggcttagtagGGTATTACATGAAGtttgtggagaggttctctactcttgcctcttcattgactaaattgactcagaaagcagttaagttccaatgatCCGATGcctgtgaaaggagcttccaggagttgaagtcgagattgactacaacaccaacgTTGACCTTACCAGATGGTACAAatgaatttgtggtatattgtgatacttcaAGAATTAGGCATGGGTGTGAGTTAATGCAACACGGCaaagttatagcatatgcttctaggcaactcaagaatcatgaaaagaattatccaacatatgacttagaacttgcggcggtggttttttgcattgaaaatttggcgtcactatttgtatggggtccatgtggatatattcacagaccaaaagagtcttcaatatattttcaaacaaaagaaactgaatctgaggcagagaagatggcttgagttactcaaggattacgagatcgatattctatatcacccgaggaaagccaatgttgtggcggatgctcttagccggaaatctatgggtagtttagcacacttagaggtatatcaaaggccattggccaaggaagccTATCgattagctagtttgggagttcgtcttacggactctaatgaaggaggggtaattgggCAAAATAGGGTcaaatcatcacttgttgtggaagtcaaagagaagcaatacaacgatccatttatggtgcaattgaaggaggggaatcaaaaacataagactacagatttttctcttagcatggatgatggtacactattCCGTACATCCAGGTtctgcgaagatgtatcacgacctcaaggaagtctattggtggaatgacatgaaaaggaatgtggcagactttgtggcaaggtgtccgaactgtcagcaagtgaaggtcggacatcaacggcctggttggttggcacagaacatataAATTCCAATGTAGAAGTGGGAgattattaatatgaattttgTAGTAGGATCACCAGACACTccatgcaagtttgactcaatttgggtgatcgtggaccgactcacgaaatcagcacacttcttgccagttaaatctaccgacacagcggaacaatatgctcaattgtatttCAAGGAAATagtggcactccagtttctatcattttcgaTCGAGGGGCTAAGTTCACGGCCAACTTTTGGAGGAAATTTCAACAAAGTTTGGGTACTCGGGTGAAacttagtacaactttccatccacagactgacgggcaagcagagcggactattcagacgcttgaggacatgttgcgtgcttgtgttcttgatttcaaggatAACTGGGATGATcgtttgccactcatagagtttgcttataacaacaactttcatgcaagTATCcatatggcaccatttgaggcattatatggtaggagatatagatctcccattgggtggttcgagattggg is drawn from Nicotiana tomentosiformis chromosome 12, ASM39032v3, whole genome shotgun sequence and contains these coding sequences:
- the LOC138903330 gene encoding uncharacterized protein → MGMDWLYSCFAKLDCRTRTVRFEFSSEPIVDWKGDNVVPNGRFISYHKATDMINKGCIYYLVQVTDTDAEAPTLESVPVVKEFSEVIPDELPGIPRDREINFGIDVMLGMRSISIPPYRMTPAELKELKEQLKDLLEKGFI